One part of the Phragmites australis chromosome 3, lpPhrAust1.1, whole genome shotgun sequence genome encodes these proteins:
- the LOC133911419 gene encoding cell division control protein 2 homolog, with protein MEQYEKVEKIGEGTYGVVYKALDKATNETIALKKIRLEQEDEGVPSTAIREISLLKEMNHGNIVRLHDVVHSEKRIYLVFEYLDLDLKKFMDSCPEFAKNPTLIKSYLYQILRGVAYCHSHRVLHRDLKPQNLLIDRRTNALKLADFGLARAFGIPVRTFTHEVVTLWYRAPEILLGARQYSTPVDVWSVGCIFAEMVNQKPLFPGDSEIDELFKIFRVLGTPNEHTWPGVSSLPDFKTAFPKWQAQDLAAVVPNLEPAGLDLLTKMLRYEPSKRITARQALEHEYFKGLEMVQ; from the exons ATGGAGCAG TACGAGAAGGTGGAGAAGATTGGGGAAGGCACGTACGGGGTGGTGTACAAGGCGCTGGACAAGGCCACCAACGAGACGATCGCGCTCAAGAAGATCCGTCTCGAGCAGGAGGATGAGGGCGTCCCCTCCACCGCCATCCGCGAGATCTCTCTCCTCAAGGAGATGAACCACGGCAACATCGTCAG GTTACACGATGTCGTCCACAGCGAGAAGCGCATATATCTCGTCTTCGAGTACCTGGATCTGGACCTGAAGAAGTTCATGGATTCTTGTCCGGAGTTTGCAAAGAATCCCACTTTGATTAAG TCATATCTCTATCAGATTCTCCGAGGTGTTGCTTATTGTCATTCTCATAGAGTTCTTCATCGAGATTTGAAACCTCAGAATTTGTTGATAGATCGGCGTACTAATGCACTGAAGCTTGCAGACTTTGGTTTAGCCAGAGCATTTGGAATTCCTGTCCGTACATTTACTCATGAG GTAGTAACATTGTGGTACAGAGCTCCAGAAATTCTTCTTGGAGCGAGGCAGTATTCCACACCAGTTGATGTGTGGTCTGTGGGCTGTATCTTTGCAGAAATGGTGAACCAGAAGCCACTATTCCCTGGTGATTCTGAGATCGATGAATTGTTTAAGATATTCAG GGTACTAGGTACACCAAATGAACACACATGGCCAGGAGTCAGCTCTTTGCCTGACTTCAAGACTGCTTTCCCCAAGTGGCAGGCTCAG GACCTGGCAGCAGTCGTCCCAAATCTTGAACCTGCTGGTTTGGACCTCCTCACT AAAATGCTGAGATACGAGCCAAGTAAAAGAATCACAGCCAGGCAGGCTCTTGAGCATGAATACTTCAAGGGCCTTGAGATGGTACAATGA
- the LOC133911418 gene encoding uncharacterized protein LOC133911418 isoform X1 produces MGLGRRPWLLLLGLAVAFAFAAVDASEGDADPLYKACVEECQKTGSLKETSIKHCMPPTDGQPSDKSWYTHEPLYLQWKEWNCKSECRYHCMMERENERKELSLHPVKYHGKWPLTRASVFQEPLSAALSALTLVLQFNGWLSFFLLLYYKLPLRPETHKTYYEYTGLWHIYGLLSMNSWFWSAIYHSCDTTWTEKLYFSSAAAFLGCSLILAILRTLNLRDEASRVMVAAPILAFVTTHILYLNFYELDKGLNMKVCIAISMAQFLLWALWAVMTRHPSRLKIIFVAVGGVVSVFLEAYDIPPQLGYVDGRAFCLAVAIPMSYFWWSFAKEDAEMRTSAIMKKTR; encoded by the exons GGCTGCTGCTCCTCGGCCTCGCGGTGGCCTTCGCCTTCGCCGCCGTGGACGCCTCCGAGGGCGACGCCGATCCGCTCTACAA AGCTTGTGTTGAAGAATGTCAGAAGACGGGCTCCCTGAAAGAGACTTCTATTAAACACTGTATGCCGCCAACTGATGGGCAGCCTTCTGACAAATCATGGTACACACATGAGCCACTGTACTTGCAATGGAAAGAGTGGAACTGCAAGAGTGAATGCAGATACCACTGTATGATGGAAAGGGAAAATGAAAGGAAAGAGCTTAGCCTACATCCGGTTAAGTATCATGGCAAATGGCCTTTGACGCGGGCTTCTGTGTTTCAG GAACCTTTATCTGCTGCTCTCTCTGCACTCACTCTTGTCCTGCAATTTAATGGGTGGCTATCATTTTTCCTGTTGCTTTATTATAAGCTACCTCTAAGGCCGGAAACTCATAAGACATACTATGAATATACTGGCTTGTGGCACATTTATGGGCTCCTATCCATGAATTCATGGTTCTGGAGTGCCATATATCACAGTTG TGATACTACTTGGACAGAAAAGCTGTATTTTTCATCGGCTGCTGCCTTTCTGGGGTGCTCTCTCATTTTGGCGATACTGCGAACTTTGAATTTAAGAGATGAAGCTTCTAGAGTTATGGTTGCAGCTCCTATTCTGGCTTTTGTGACAACCCACATTTTGTACCTCAACTTCTATGAACTCGACAAAG GCCTGAACATGAAGGTCTGTATTGCAATTAGCATGGCTCAGTTTCTCCTGTGGGCATTGTGGGCTGTCATGACCAGGCATCCTTCACGCCTGAAGATCATATTTGTTGCTGTCGGAGGTGTCGTTTCAGTGTTTCTGGAAGCCTATGACATTCCTCCACAATTGGGATATGTCGATGGCCGCGCATTCTGCCTTGCTGTGGCTATCCCCATGTCGTACTTTTGGTGGAGCTTCGCCAAGGAAGATGCTGAGATGCGCACATCAGCAATCATGAAGAAGACGCGATAA
- the LOC133911417 gene encoding UDP-galactose/UDP-glucose transporter 2, with protein MTGGEEQGRRLFGVSLTDRPRWQQFLICSSGFFFGYLVNGICEEYVYNRLQFSYGWYFTFVQGFVYLALIRLQGFTVKQMVNPWRTYVRLSAVLMGSNGLTKGSLAFLNYPAQIMFKSTKVLPVMIMGAFIPGLRRKYPFQEYVSAVMLVIGLILFTLADAQTSPNFSMIGVAMVSGALVMDAFLGNLQEAIFKMNPDTTQMEMLFCSTVVGLPFLVVPMVLTGELMTAWTSCSQHMYVYAVLVFEAMATFVGQVSVLSLIALFGAATTAITTTARKAVTLLLSYLIFTKPLTEQHVTGLLLIIMGIVIKLLPANRESGPRRQAKTTVQLSDDKQRGSSEVVEEEKTPLV; from the exons ATGACCGGAGGGGAGGAGCAGGGGAGGAGGCTGTTCGGAGTATCTCTGACAGACAGGCCCAGGTGGCAGCAGTTCTTGATCTGCTCCTCGGGCTTCTTCTTCGGCTACCTTGTCAATGGCATCTGCGAG GAATACGTGTACAACAGGCTTCAATTCAG CTACGGCTGGTACTTCACGTTTGTGCAGGGGTTCGTGTACTTGGCGCTGATACGCCTGCAGGGATTCACGGTGAAGCAGATGGTGAACCCGTGGCGGACGTACGTGCGGCTCTCGGCCGTGCTCATGGGCTCCAATGGCCTCACCAAGGGCTCCCTCGCCTTCCTCAATTACCCTGCCCAAATCATGTTCAAGTCCACCAAG GTTCTACCGGTGATGATAATGGGCGCATTTATCCCCGGTTTGAGACGCAAATACCCATTCCAAGAGTACGTATCGGCCGTGATGCTTGTCATTGGTCTCATACTCTTCACACTCGCGGATGCGCAAACGTCGCCTAACTTTAGCATGATTGGCGTGGCCATGGTGTCTGGGGCGCTCGTCATGGACGCCTTCCTGGGCAATCTGCAAGAAGCCATCTTTAAGATGAACCCTGACACGACTCAG ATGGAGATGCTGTTCTGCTCCACTGTTGTTGGCCTTCCTTTCCTAGTGGTGCCAATGGTCTTAACTGGGGAGCTCATGACGGCATGGACTTCATGCTCCCAG CACATGTACGTGTACGCGGTGCTGGTGTTCGAGGCGATGGCCACGTTCGTCGGCCAGGTCTCCGTGCTCTCGCTCATCGCGCTTTTCGGTGCGGCAACCACAGCTATC ACGACGACGGCAAGGAAGGCGGTGACGCTGCTGCTGTCGTACCTGATATTCACCAAGCCCCTGACGGAGCAGCACGTCACGGGGCTCCTCCTGATAATCATGGGGATCGTGATCAAGCTCCTGCCGGCGAACAGGGAGAGCGGACCGCGTCGGCAGGCGAAGACGACGGTGCAGCTCTCTGACGACAAGCAGCGGGGAAGCAGCGAAGTAGTAGAAGAGGAGAAAACACCCTTAGTATAA
- the LOC133911418 gene encoding uncharacterized protein LOC133911418 isoform X2, protein MGLGRRPWLLLLGLAVAFAFAAVDASEGDADPLYKACVEECQKTGSLKETSIKHCMPPTDGQPSDKSWYTHEPLYLQWKEWNCKSECRYHCMMERENERKELSLHPVKYHGKWPLTRASVFQEPLSAALSALTLVLQFNGWLSFFLLLYYKLPLRPETHKTYYEYTGLWHIYGLLSMNSWFWSAIYHSCDTTWTEKLYFSSAAAFLGCSLILAILRTLNLRDEASRVMVAAPILAFVTTHILYLNFYELDKVCKLCRPEHEGLYCN, encoded by the exons GGCTGCTGCTCCTCGGCCTCGCGGTGGCCTTCGCCTTCGCCGCCGTGGACGCCTCCGAGGGCGACGCCGATCCGCTCTACAA AGCTTGTGTTGAAGAATGTCAGAAGACGGGCTCCCTGAAAGAGACTTCTATTAAACACTGTATGCCGCCAACTGATGGGCAGCCTTCTGACAAATCATGGTACACACATGAGCCACTGTACTTGCAATGGAAAGAGTGGAACTGCAAGAGTGAATGCAGATACCACTGTATGATGGAAAGGGAAAATGAAAGGAAAGAGCTTAGCCTACATCCGGTTAAGTATCATGGCAAATGGCCTTTGACGCGGGCTTCTGTGTTTCAG GAACCTTTATCTGCTGCTCTCTCTGCACTCACTCTTGTCCTGCAATTTAATGGGTGGCTATCATTTTTCCTGTTGCTTTATTATAAGCTACCTCTAAGGCCGGAAACTCATAAGACATACTATGAATATACTGGCTTGTGGCACATTTATGGGCTCCTATCCATGAATTCATGGTTCTGGAGTGCCATATATCACAGTTG TGATACTACTTGGACAGAAAAGCTGTATTTTTCATCGGCTGCTGCCTTTCTGGGGTGCTCTCTCATTTTGGCGATACTGCGAACTTTGAATTTAAGAGATGAAGCTTCTAGAGTTATGGTTGCAGCTCCTATTCTGGCTTTTGTGACAACCCACATTTTGTACCTCAACTTCTATGAACTCGACAAAG TTTGTAAACTTTGCAGGCCTGAACATGAAGGTCTGTATTGCAATTAG